Proteins encoded in a region of the Streptomyces violaceoruber genome:
- the pip gene encoding prolyl aminopeptidase codes for MSLYPEIEPYDHGMLDVGDGNHVYWETCGNPHGKPAVVLHGGPGSRASPGLRRYFDPAAYRIVLLDQRGAGRSLPRASAPDTDMSVNTTAHLMADLERLRVHLGIERWLVWGVSWGSVLGLRYAQTHPGVVTELVLTGVATGSNAEVALLTRGLGNIFPEAHERFLAELPPDARDGNLPAAYNRLLESPDPAVRERAARAWTDWETATIPAPPGSVARYQDPDFRMGFARTVTHYWGNDHFLGDGNDEGVVIRDAHLLKGIPGTLVQGSLDFGNLLGIVWRLHHAWPDSDLVIVDEAGHDAGTTGDEALLAATDKYARGGTAE; via the coding sequence ATGAGCCTGTATCCAGAGATCGAACCGTACGACCACGGCATGCTCGACGTCGGGGACGGCAACCACGTCTACTGGGAAACCTGCGGGAACCCGCACGGCAAGCCCGCGGTGGTGCTGCACGGCGGACCCGGCAGCCGGGCGAGTCCGGGGCTCCGGCGCTACTTCGACCCCGCCGCCTACCGGATCGTCCTCCTCGACCAGCGTGGCGCCGGGCGTTCGCTGCCCCGCGCGAGCGCCCCCGACACGGACATGAGCGTCAACACGACCGCCCACCTGATGGCGGACCTGGAGCGGCTGCGGGTCCACCTGGGCATCGAGCGCTGGCTGGTGTGGGGCGTGTCCTGGGGCTCGGTCCTGGGCCTGCGGTACGCGCAGACCCATCCCGGCGTGGTGACCGAGCTGGTGCTGACCGGGGTCGCCACCGGCTCCAACGCCGAGGTGGCCCTCCTGACGCGAGGGTTGGGGAATATCTTCCCCGAGGCCCACGAGCGGTTCCTCGCCGAACTGCCCCCGGACGCACGCGACGGGAACCTGCCCGCCGCCTACAACCGACTGCTGGAGTCTCCGGACCCGGCGGTCCGCGAGCGGGCCGCGCGCGCCTGGACCGACTGGGAGACGGCGACCATCCCCGCGCCGCCCGGCTCGGTCGCCCGCTACCAGGACCCGGACTTCCGCATGGGCTTCGCCCGCACCGTCACGCACTACTGGGGCAACGACCACTTCCTCGGCGACGGCAACGACGAGGGCGTGGTCATCAGGGACGCGCACCTGCTGAAGGGCATCCCCGGCACCCTGGTCCAGGGCAGCCTCGACTTCGGCAACCTCCTCGGCATCGTCTGGCGGCTCCACCACGCCTGGCCCGACAGCGACCTGGTGATCGTGGACGAGGCCGGACACGACGCCGGGACGACCGGCGACGAGGCCCTGCTGGCGGCGACGGACAAATACGCGCGCGGTGGCACCGCGGAATGA
- a CDS encoding DUF899 domain-containing protein gives MSLPEIVTRADWRAAREALLAKEKAATRARDALNAERRGLPMVEVDKEYVFEGGDGKATLLDLFEGREQLVVYHFMFAPEWDAGCRSCSAFLDQIAHLAHLRARGTSFAAVSRAPYPRILPFKARMGWTLPWYSSYVSDFNTDFEATLEHEGELVERPGLSCFLRDRERVFHTYSTYERGLDGLGSTTSLLDLTALGRREPWEKPEGRASALGAPAGSRGVRYHDEYED, from the coding sequence ATGTCGCTGCCCGAGATCGTCACCCGCGCGGACTGGCGCGCGGCGCGCGAGGCCTTACTGGCCAAGGAGAAGGCGGCCACCCGCGCGCGTGACGCCCTCAACGCCGAGCGGCGCGGGCTGCCCATGGTGGAGGTCGACAAGGAGTACGTGTTCGAGGGCGGCGACGGCAAGGCCACCCTGCTCGACCTCTTCGAGGGCCGGGAGCAGCTCGTCGTCTACCACTTCATGTTCGCGCCCGAGTGGGACGCCGGCTGCCGCAGCTGCTCGGCGTTCCTGGACCAGATCGCCCATCTCGCGCACCTCAGGGCCCGCGGTACGTCCTTCGCGGCCGTCTCCCGGGCGCCGTACCCGAGGATCCTGCCGTTCAAGGCGCGGATGGGCTGGACACTGCCCTGGTACTCGTCGTACGTCAGCGACTTCAACACCGACTTCGAGGCGACCCTGGAGCACGAGGGCGAGCTGGTCGAGCGGCCGGGGCTCAGCTGCTTCCTGCGGGACCGCGAACGGGTCTTCCACACCTACTCGACGTACGAGCGCGGCCTCGACGGGCTCGGATCCACCACCAGCCTGCTCGACCTGACCGCGCTCGGCCGGCGGGAGCCGTGGGAGAAACCGGAGGGGCGCGCGTCGGCTCTCGGTGCGCCCGCGGGCAGCCGGGGAGTGCGCTATCACGACGAGTACGAGGACTGA
- a CDS encoding nucleotidyltransferase domain-containing protein: MPTPTLPDQAFLDTTADRLAALPAVRAVTLGGSRAQGAHGPDSDWDLAVYYRGAFDPEDLRAVGWPGEVSELGAWGGGVFNGGAWLTIDERRVDVHYRDLDVVEHETAEAEAGRFGVEPLMFHLAGIPTYLVVAELAINKVLRGDLPRPAAYPEALRSTAPDHWYGTATATLAYDRAGHAPRGALTQVAGALALATTQTAHAVLAARGEWVTNEKGLVERAGLDGTDVLLAGLTPEPRALDDAVTRAGTLLRDALEAARS; the protein is encoded by the coding sequence GTGCCCACGCCCACCCTCCCGGACCAGGCCTTCCTCGACACCACGGCCGACCGGCTCGCCGCCCTGCCCGCGGTCCGCGCGGTCACCCTCGGCGGCTCCCGGGCACAGGGCGCGCACGGGCCGGACAGCGACTGGGACCTGGCGGTCTACTACCGGGGCGCCTTCGACCCCGAGGACCTGCGCGCCGTCGGCTGGCCGGGAGAGGTCTCGGAGCTCGGCGCCTGGGGCGGCGGCGTCTTCAACGGGGGCGCCTGGCTGACGATCGACGAGCGCCGGGTCGACGTGCACTACCGCGACCTCGACGTGGTGGAGCACGAGACGGCGGAGGCGGAGGCGGGCCGCTTCGGCGTCGAGCCGCTGATGTTCCACCTGGCGGGTATCCCGACCTACCTCGTGGTCGCCGAGCTGGCGATCAACAAGGTGCTCCGCGGAGACCTGCCCCGCCCCGCCGCCTACCCGGAGGCCCTGCGCAGCACCGCGCCCGACCACTGGTACGGCACGGCCACCGCCACCCTCGCCTACGACCGGGCCGGCCACGCCCCCAGGGGAGCCCTCACCCAGGTCGCCGGCGCGCTCGCCCTCGCCACCACCCAGACGGCCCACGCGGTGCTGGCGGCGCGGGGGGAGTGGGTGACGAACGAGAAGGGGCTGGTCGAGCGGGCCGGGCTGGACGGGACGGACGTGCTGCTCGCCGGTCTGACGCCGGAGCCGCGAGCTCTGGACGACGCGGTGACACGGGCCGGAACCCTGCTGCGGGACGCTCTGGAGGCCGCCCGCTCCTGA
- a CDS encoding RidA family protein, with protein MIQRVTVPGLFPPPVYSHASVVEAGTRLAFLAGSVPLDAAGKLVGEGDPVRQAEQVLANLTEQLRAVGSGLEHVLSTDVYVVSAETAALSAVWDVVEASGLSTGPHSSTLLGVSCLGYPGQLVEITATAVVPESGRP; from the coding sequence GTGATCCAGCGCGTCACCGTGCCCGGCCTCTTCCCGCCGCCCGTCTACTCCCACGCCTCGGTCGTCGAGGCCGGGACCAGGCTCGCGTTCCTCGCCGGTTCCGTGCCGCTCGACGCGGCGGGGAAGCTGGTCGGCGAGGGCGATCCGGTCCGTCAGGCCGAGCAGGTGCTCGCGAACCTCACCGAGCAGCTGCGTGCCGTCGGGAGCGGTCTGGAGCACGTGCTGTCGACCGATGTGTATGTCGTGAGCGCCGAGACCGCCGCGCTGTCCGCCGTCTGGGACGTGGTCGAGGCGTCCGGGCTCAGCACCGGTCCGCACTCCTCGACGCTGCTCGGGGTGAGCTGCCTCGGCTATCCGGGTCAGCTGGTGGAGATCACCGCGACCGCGGTCGTGCCGGAGAGCGGCCGCCCGTGA
- a CDS encoding amidohydrolase, whose protein sequence is MTPSSPEPTGAAGHAGHAGPADLVISGCTVLVHDDRGRIGFEQDAAVVVRGGVVDSVTTAAAGASVPAADRIDARGQVALPGLINCHTHSPMVALRGLAEDLPTEEWFNDVVWPVESNLTGRDVMLGARLACAEMIRAGVTTFADSYFHMDAVAEVVDRCGMRAQLGQAYFSSQGPEGPAASLDFALRRRGFAGGRITTALAPHAPYTVVDADLAATAELARDHGLPVHLHAAENRDQTDTSLARHGVTPIGVLERTGVLDTDVLIAHGTGITEDDLPLLARAGGRTAVATAPRGYLKFGWPGTTPVRALRDIGVPVGLATDGAASNNSLDVWESMALTSLIQKSTEGDPRWLTSRQALHHATVQSARAVGLGDSVGRIAPGWRADLILVDLTGPHTQPVHDLAATLVHSARSADVRTTIVDGRVLMRDRELLTVDVPEVVRELGERLPALTDRGHGRRIQQYDT, encoded by the coding sequence ATGACGCCTTCCTCACCCGAGCCCACCGGGGCCGCCGGACACGCCGGGCACGCCGGGCCCGCCGATCTCGTCATCAGCGGCTGCACCGTCCTCGTGCACGACGACCGTGGGCGGATCGGCTTCGAGCAGGACGCGGCCGTCGTCGTACGCGGCGGAGTCGTCGACTCCGTGACCACCGCCGCGGCAGGGGCCTCGGTGCCCGCCGCCGACCGCATCGACGCACGCGGCCAGGTCGCCCTCCCCGGGCTGATCAACTGCCACACGCACTCGCCCATGGTCGCGCTGCGCGGACTCGCCGAGGACCTGCCCACCGAGGAGTGGTTCAACGACGTCGTCTGGCCCGTCGAGTCCAACCTCACCGGGCGGGACGTGATGCTGGGCGCCCGGCTGGCCTGCGCCGAGATGATCCGCGCGGGCGTCACGACCTTCGCGGACAGCTACTTCCACATGGACGCCGTGGCCGAGGTCGTCGACCGGTGCGGGATGCGGGCCCAGCTCGGGCAGGCGTACTTCTCCTCGCAGGGGCCCGAGGGGCCGGCGGCGTCGCTGGACTTCGCGCTGCGCCGCCGCGGCTTTGCCGGCGGCCGGATCACCACCGCCCTCGCTCCGCACGCCCCCTACACGGTGGTCGACGCCGACCTCGCCGCGACCGCGGAACTCGCCCGCGACCACGGACTGCCCGTGCACCTGCACGCCGCCGAGAACCGCGACCAGACCGACACGAGCCTCGCCCGGCACGGGGTCACCCCCATCGGGGTCCTGGAACGCACCGGAGTCCTCGACACCGACGTGCTCATCGCCCACGGCACCGGCATCACCGAGGACGACCTGCCGCTCCTCGCGCGCGCGGGCGGCCGTACGGCGGTGGCGACCGCGCCCCGCGGCTACCTCAAGTTCGGCTGGCCCGGCACCACACCGGTGCGCGCGCTGCGCGACATCGGTGTCCCCGTGGGGCTGGCCACGGACGGTGCCGCGTCCAACAACTCCCTCGACGTGTGGGAGTCGATGGCGCTCACGTCCCTGATCCAGAAGTCCACCGAGGGCGATCCGCGCTGGCTGACCTCCCGCCAGGCCCTCCACCACGCCACCGTGCAGAGCGCCCGGGCCGTCGGGCTCGGGGACTCCGTGGGGCGCATCGCACCCGGGTGGCGGGCGGACCTGATCCTGGTCGACCTCACCGGACCGCACACCCAGCCGGTGCACGACCTCGCCGCCACCCTGGTGCACAGCGCGCGCTCCGCCGACGTGCGCACGACGATCGTCGACGGACGCGTCCTCATGCGGGACCGCGAGCTGCTCACCGTGGACGTGCCCGAGGTGGTCCGGGAACTGGGGGAGCGGCTGCCCGCCCTGACCGACCGCGGCCACGGCCGGCGCATCCAGCAGTACGACACCTGA
- a CDS encoding FUSC family protein, with protein MFRTAAHALPPWLGHALNAQRGPVPWNAVVRGALAGGPLLSAALVAGRASLGVVAAIAAMLAGINDRPGSRRTSVRRIGVPALAGALGLLVGTYAGRHLGAVALTLVLTGLGLVAGCVSAVGPVASGAGTQLLVTAAVGAGMPLPDPGWRSVLAFLAGAGWLLLLRLVLPTPTSVTGDLRLDFRFDGERAAVADVYEAVAALLDAVGTEHAVARRAALTAALDHAQDALAGPRLRRRAATAAERRLHAQYTAALPLGEAATALAWAERAVPPRAGEGPRRLAAAVRGNTHAGPLPAPSRTEPALRALDDALLHAAQAFDRGRGPDLHVRRRSPRSVAQAVLGPGGREYGLRAGLCFGAGAAVAQALHHGHWYGSHQHWYWLPATAVFLVKPDLGPLVSRVLCRAAGTVLGALLFAVFAAVLPQPEGLVVLVAVCGALVPVAARHFAAQTTVVTVLVLALVMVGGEPQASAGRIGETLLACAIVLVAGHLPMPGQRGAGIRAGVDAADAAAHAYLTHVLSESDDRAARWTLRREAYRTLAEARAAIARAAAELPALARHSEGTDEVAAVLERLVDTITACAVHLDDSGRLTPRHTERLAALRDELAERRGRVGGHRTLA; from the coding sequence GTGTTCCGCACCGCCGCCCACGCACTCCCGCCCTGGCTCGGCCACGCCCTGAACGCCCAGCGCGGCCCGGTGCCCTGGAACGCGGTGGTCCGGGGCGCGCTGGCCGGCGGGCCGCTGCTGAGCGCCGCCCTGGTCGCCGGGCGGGCCTCCCTCGGGGTCGTCGCCGCGATCGCCGCCATGCTGGCCGGCATCAACGACCGGCCGGGCAGCCGCCGTACCTCCGTGCGGCGGATCGGCGTACCCGCGCTCGCGGGGGCGCTCGGGCTGCTCGTCGGGACGTACGCCGGCCGGCACCTCGGGGCGGTGGCGCTGACCCTGGTGCTGACCGGGCTCGGACTGGTCGCCGGGTGTGTCAGCGCCGTCGGGCCCGTGGCGTCCGGGGCGGGGACCCAGCTGCTGGTCACAGCGGCCGTGGGTGCAGGGATGCCGCTGCCCGACCCCGGGTGGCGGAGCGTCCTCGCCTTCCTCGCCGGTGCCGGATGGCTGCTCCTGCTGCGGCTGGTCCTGCCCACGCCCACCTCCGTCACCGGCGACCTCCGTCTCGACTTCCGCTTCGACGGGGAACGGGCGGCCGTCGCCGACGTCTACGAGGCCGTCGCCGCGCTCCTCGACGCGGTCGGCACGGAACACGCCGTGGCCCGCCGGGCCGCGCTCACCGCCGCACTCGACCACGCGCAGGACGCGCTCGCCGGACCCCGGCTGCGGCGCCGCGCCGCCACCGCCGCCGAACGCCGGCTGCACGCCCAGTACACCGCCGCCCTGCCCCTCGGCGAGGCCGCGACCGCGCTCGCGTGGGCGGAGCGGGCGGTGCCGCCGCGGGCCGGCGAAGGCCCCCGGCGGCTCGCGGCGGCCGTCCGCGGCAACACCCACGCCGGGCCGCTGCCCGCCCCGAGCCGGACCGAGCCCGCTCTGCGCGCCCTGGACGACGCCCTGCTGCACGCGGCGCAGGCCTTCGACCGGGGCAGGGGCCCCGACCTGCACGTCCGGAGGCGATCGCCCCGCTCGGTGGCGCAGGCGGTGCTCGGCCCGGGCGGGCGGGAGTACGGGCTGCGGGCCGGGCTGTGCTTCGGCGCCGGCGCCGCCGTCGCGCAGGCGCTGCACCACGGTCACTGGTACGGCTCCCACCAGCACTGGTACTGGCTGCCCGCCACCGCCGTCTTCCTCGTCAAGCCCGACCTCGGCCCGCTCGTGTCCCGGGTGCTGTGCCGGGCCGCCGGGACGGTGCTCGGGGCGCTGCTCTTCGCCGTGTTCGCGGCCGTGCTGCCCCAGCCCGAGGGGCTGGTCGTCCTCGTCGCGGTCTGCGGCGCCCTGGTGCCGGTCGCCGCGCGGCACTTCGCCGCCCAGACCACCGTCGTCACCGTTCTCGTCCTCGCCCTGGTCATGGTCGGCGGCGAACCGCAGGCCTCCGCCGGCCGCATCGGGGAGACGCTGCTGGCCTGCGCGATCGTGCTGGTGGCCGGGCACCTGCCGATGCCGGGGCAGCGGGGCGCCGGCATCCGGGCGGGCGTCGACGCCGCCGACGCGGCCGCGCACGCCTACCTCACGCACGTACTGAGCGAGTCCGACGACCGCGCCGCCCGGTGGACGCTGCGCCGGGAGGCCTACCGCACGCTCGCCGAGGCCCGCGCCGCCATCGCCCGTGCCGCCGCCGAACTGCCCGCCCTCGCCCGGCACTCCGAGGGCACCGACGAGGTCGCGGCGGTCCTCGAACGGCTCGTCGACACCATCACCGCGTGCGCCGTGCACCTCGACGACTCCGGGCGGCTCACACCCCGCCACACCGAACGGCTCGCCGCGCTGCGGGACGAACTCGCCGAGCGGCGCGGGCGCGTGGGAGGGCACCGTACGTTGGCCTGA
- a CDS encoding helix-turn-helix domain-containing protein, which produces MSEPRSAPTVGQVVLGRRLLDLRERAGLKREEAARILRVAPATVRRMEMAEVALKIPYLQLLLKAYGVGDEEADAFVQLAEDANKPGWWQRFHDILPGWFSLYVSLEGAASLIRAYEPHFVPGVLQTEDYARGVLRSGAIGQTRPDDIERHVDLRMQRQELLTRKDAPRLWVVMDETALRRPVGGPEVMRAQIDRLLEATKLPNVTLQIAPFSSGPHPGTYGPFVLFRFAMPELPDMVYSEYLTGAVYLDARAEVATHLEVMDRMAAQAATAHRTKEILRDLRKEL; this is translated from the coding sequence GTGAGCGAGCCGCGGTCCGCGCCGACGGTCGGCCAGGTCGTACTCGGCCGGCGCCTGCTGGACCTGCGGGAACGTGCCGGTCTCAAGCGTGAGGAAGCCGCCCGCATCCTGCGCGTCGCCCCCGCCACGGTCCGCCGCATGGAGATGGCCGAGGTCGCCCTCAAGATCCCGTACCTCCAGCTCCTGCTGAAGGCCTACGGCGTCGGCGACGAGGAGGCCGACGCTTTCGTCCAGCTGGCCGAGGACGCCAACAAACCGGGGTGGTGGCAGCGCTTCCACGACATCCTCCCCGGCTGGTTCTCGCTGTACGTCAGCCTGGAGGGCGCGGCCTCGCTGATCCGTGCCTACGAGCCCCACTTCGTCCCCGGGGTGCTGCAGACCGAGGACTACGCACGCGGCGTGCTGCGCTCGGGAGCCATCGGGCAGACCCGGCCCGACGACATCGAGCGCCACGTCGACCTGCGCATGCAACGCCAGGAACTGCTCACCCGTAAGGACGCGCCCCGGCTGTGGGTCGTGATGGACGAAACCGCGCTGCGCCGCCCCGTCGGGGGGCCGGAGGTGATGCGTGCCCAGATCGACCGGCTGCTCGAGGCCACGAAGCTGCCCAACGTGACGCTGCAGATCGCCCCGTTCTCGAGCGGGCCGCACCCCGGCACGTACGGGCCCTTCGTGCTGTTCCGATTCGCCATGCCGGAACTGCCGGACATGGTCTACAGCGAGTACCTGACCGGCGCCGTCTATCTCGACGCGCGCGCCGAGGTGGCGACCCACCTCGAGGTCATGGACCGCATGGCGGCGCAGGCCGCCACGGCACATCGCACGAAGGAGATCCTCCGGGATCTCCGCAAGGAGCTGTGA
- a CDS encoding DUF397 domain-containing protein, with amino-acid sequence MNRIKPQRSPLNRAERIYNGMPARDLGSEGWHKPWSGGNGGNCLEAMKLADGRIAVRQSTDPDGPALIYTSAEMTAFIEGAKAGEADFLLS; translated from the coding sequence ATGAACCGCATCAAGCCCCAGCGCTCGCCACTCAACCGCGCCGAGCGGATCTACAACGGCATGCCCGCCCGTGACCTGGGCAGCGAGGGCTGGCACAAGCCGTGGAGCGGAGGCAACGGAGGCAACTGCCTGGAGGCCATGAAGCTCGCCGACGGCCGGATCGCGGTACGGCAGTCCACCGACCCGGACGGGCCGGCGCTGATCTACACCTCCGCCGAGATGACGGCCTTCATCGAGGGAGCGAAGGCGGGAGAGGCGGACTTCCTTCTGTCCTGA
- a CDS encoding ATP-binding protein, producing MASVIPSAPLGTDAAAGSLGLGAAMGAGASGAAAAERRFRFELAAHPGSPSQARRLTRARLSGWAVCEDTCDTAALVVSELVTNAIVHTASRHIVCELHDADDLVRIAVRDEGCAPGQPHPSADQQPEDEHGRGLILVDALCEAWGAHEHGPGLLVWAELPRKADEPRDPAEPHNDLGWGARPKPAPTDDTGDEGEAESRRREDHRPREARGITEPRGTTESRKDRETLRGTGTEWL from the coding sequence GTGGCAAGCGTGATTCCGTCCGCGCCCTTAGGAACAGACGCCGCCGCGGGCTCCCTGGGCCTCGGTGCCGCCATGGGAGCCGGCGCTTCGGGAGCCGCCGCCGCCGAGCGCCGGTTCCGTTTCGAGCTGGCCGCTCATCCGGGTTCTCCCTCACAGGCCAGACGCCTGACACGGGCCCGGCTGAGCGGCTGGGCAGTGTGCGAGGACACCTGTGACACCGCGGCCCTGGTCGTCTCCGAGCTGGTGACCAACGCGATCGTGCACACGGCGAGCAGACACATAGTGTGCGAGCTGCACGACGCCGACGACCTGGTCCGCATAGCCGTGCGCGACGAGGGCTGCGCCCCGGGCCAGCCCCACCCCTCGGCCGATCAGCAGCCCGAGGACGAGCACGGCAGGGGCCTGATCCTCGTCGACGCCCTGTGCGAGGCCTGGGGCGCCCACGAGCACGGTCCCGGACTGCTGGTCTGGGCGGAGCTGCCGCGCAAGGCCGACGAACCGCGCGACCCGGCGGAGCCCCACAACGACCTGGGCTGGGGCGCCCGGCCGAAGCCCGCCCCGACGGATGACACGGGGGACGAGGGCGAGGCCGAGTCCCGCCGTCGGGAAGACCACCGACCGCGCGAGGCCCGGGGGATCACAGAGCCCCGGGGGACCACAGAGAGCCGCAAGGACCGGGAAACACTCCGTGGAACGGGGACCGAATGGCTATGA
- a CDS encoding uracil-DNA glycosylase, which yields MDTGGLSVLDRRIEGCRACPRLVEWREEVARTKRAAFADWTYWGRPVPGFGPPDARLLIVGLAPAAHGGNRTGRMFTGDRSGDVLYQALYDVGLASQPTAVRVDDGLELYGVRVTSPVHCAPPANKPTPTERDTCRSWLVQELGLLRPTLRAVVVLGAFGWQAALPAFAGAGWTVPRPRPAFAHGTQVTLDAADGPDLHLFGCFHVSQRNTFTGRLTPEMLRDVLRTAAETAGLPAR from the coding sequence ATGGACACCGGCGGCCTCTCCGTACTCGACCGGCGCATCGAGGGGTGCCGGGCCTGCCCGCGGCTGGTCGAGTGGCGGGAAGAGGTGGCCCGTACCAAGCGGGCGGCCTTCGCCGACTGGACGTACTGGGGCCGGCCCGTGCCCGGCTTCGGCCCGCCGGACGCGCGGCTGCTGATCGTCGGCCTGGCGCCCGCGGCCCACGGCGGCAACCGCACCGGCCGGATGTTCACCGGCGACCGCTCCGGCGACGTGCTGTACCAGGCCCTGTACGACGTGGGCCTCGCCTCGCAGCCCACCGCGGTCCGCGTGGACGACGGCCTGGAACTCTACGGCGTGCGCGTCACCTCGCCCGTGCACTGCGCCCCGCCCGCGAACAAGCCCACCCCCACCGAACGGGACACCTGCCGTTCCTGGCTCGTCCAGGAGCTGGGGCTGCTGCGCCCGACACTGCGGGCGGTGGTCGTCCTCGGGGCCTTCGGCTGGCAGGCGGCGCTGCCCGCGTTCGCCGGGGCGGGCTGGACCGTACCCCGCCCCCGTCCGGCCTTCGCCCACGGCACGCAGGTGACGCTGGACGCCGCCGACGGGCCGGACCTGCACCTCTTCGGCTGCTTCCACGTCAGCCAGCGCAACACCTTCACCGGCCGGCTCACCCCCGAGATGCTGCGCGACGTGCTGCGCACGGCGGCGGAGACGGCGGGGCTGCCCGCGCGGTGA
- a CDS encoding GNAT family N-acetyltransferase — MDAGPSDDAGAGVSTDAGAEAVVLRRARAVDARAAADVWLRSFAAALPTVVRPRSDSEVRAYFRHVVVERYETWVAQEDDGAVAGVMVLEGEELSQLYLAPERRGCGIGDRFVALAKERRADGLSLWTFQVNAPARRFYERHGFRAVEWTDGDRNEEREPDVRYEWRPRSA; from the coding sequence GTGGATGCCGGTCCGAGTGACGACGCGGGTGCCGGTGTGAGCACCGATGCGGGTGCCGAGGCGGTGGTGCTGCGGCGCGCCCGGGCCGTCGACGCGCGTGCGGCGGCCGACGTGTGGCTGCGCTCCTTCGCCGCCGCGCTGCCGACCGTGGTCCGGCCCCGCTCCGACTCCGAGGTCCGTGCGTACTTCCGGCACGTGGTGGTGGAGCGCTACGAGACCTGGGTGGCGCAGGAGGACGACGGTGCGGTGGCCGGTGTGATGGTGCTCGAGGGCGAGGAGCTGTCGCAGCTGTACCTCGCCCCCGAGCGGCGCGGGTGCGGGATCGGGGACCGGTTCGTCGCCCTGGCCAAGGAGCGCCGGGCGGACGGGCTGTCGCTGTGGACCTTCCAGGTCAACGCGCCCGCGCGGCGCTTCTACGAACGGCACGGGTTCCGGGCCGTGGAGTGGACGGACGGCGACCGGAACGAGGAGCGGGAGCCGGACGTGCGCTACGAGTGGCGGCCCCGGTCCGCCTAG
- a CDS encoding glutamate synthase subunit beta: protein MADPKGFLTTPREEWPRRPAGERVRDWDEVYVPGALLPIVGRQADRCMDCGVPFCHEACPLGNLIPEWNDLVSRSDWRAASERLHATNNFPEFTGRLCPAPCEAGCVLAINQPAVTIKNVECAIADTAWEEGFVPPLPPERLSGRTVAVIGSGPAGLAAAQQLTRAGHTVAVYERDDRIGGLLRYGIPAFKMEKRHLERRVGQMRAEGTRFRTSAAVGRDVDAAALRTRYDAVVIATGATAWRELTVPGRELAGVHQAMEYLPLANRVCEGDLERSPLSAAGRHVVVVGGGDTGADCLGTAVREGAASVTQLDIYARPGAERDERAEPWPTYPRLYRLSAAHEEARDLRSAPAADADARLFAASTLRFTGDERGHVRALHLVGVDAGRRPLPGSERSLPADLVLLALGFSGPDRHDGLVDGLGLDMEPRGTIARDRGFATNVPGVFAAGDAARGQSLVVWAIAEGRAVAAAVDRHLSGGSTRLPAPVGPYDRPMTA from the coding sequence ATGGCCGATCCCAAGGGTTTTCTGACGACGCCCCGCGAGGAGTGGCCCCGCAGACCGGCCGGCGAGCGGGTCCGGGACTGGGACGAGGTGTACGTCCCGGGAGCGCTGCTGCCGATCGTCGGCCGGCAGGCCGACCGGTGCATGGACTGCGGCGTCCCCTTCTGCCACGAGGCCTGTCCGCTGGGCAACCTGATCCCGGAGTGGAACGACCTGGTCTCCCGGTCGGACTGGCGGGCGGCGAGCGAGCGGCTGCACGCCACGAACAACTTCCCGGAGTTCACCGGCCGGTTGTGTCCGGCGCCGTGCGAGGCGGGTTGTGTGCTCGCCATCAACCAGCCCGCGGTCACCATCAAGAACGTCGAGTGCGCGATCGCGGACACGGCCTGGGAGGAGGGCTTCGTCCCGCCCCTGCCGCCGGAGCGGCTGTCCGGGAGGACGGTGGCGGTGATCGGCTCGGGACCGGCGGGGCTCGCGGCGGCGCAGCAGTTGACCCGGGCCGGGCACACGGTCGCGGTGTACGAGCGCGACGACCGGATCGGTGGGCTGCTGCGGTACGGGATCCCCGCGTTCAAGATGGAGAAGCGGCACCTGGAGCGGCGTGTCGGCCAGATGCGGGCGGAGGGGACGAGGTTCCGTACGTCGGCGGCGGTCGGACGGGACGTGGACGCCGCGGCGCTGCGGACCCGCTACGACGCGGTGGTGATCGCCACCGGGGCGACGGCGTGGCGGGAGCTGACCGTGCCCGGCCGGGAGCTGGCGGGGGTGCATCAGGCGATGGAGTACCTGCCGCTGGCCAACCGGGTGTGCGAGGGCGACCTCGAGCGCTCCCCGCTGTCCGCCGCCGGGCGGCACGTGGTCGTCGTCGGTGGTGGCGACACGGGCGCGGACTGTCTCGGCACGGCGGTGCGGGAGGGGGCCGCCTCCGTGACGCAGCTGGACATCTACGCGCGGCCGGGTGCGGAGCGCGACGAGCGGGCCGAGCCCTGGCCGACCTATCCGCGCCTGTACCGGCTGTCGGCGGCGCACGAGGAGGCACGCGACCTGCGGTCCGCGCCGGCGGCGGACGCGGACGCGCGGCTGTTCGCGGCGTCCACGCTCCGCTTCACCGGCGACGAGCGGGGGCATGTACGTGCGCTGCACCTGGTCGGGGTGGACGCGGGACGCCGTCCGCTGCCCGGCAGCGAGCGGTCGCTCCCGGCGGACCTGGTCCTTCTCGCCCTCGGCTTCTCGGGGCCCGACCGGCACGACGGGCTCGTCGACGGGCTGGGACTGGACATGGAGCCCCGTGGCACGATCGCCCGGGACCGGGGCTTCGCGACCAACGTCCCGGGGGTGTTCGCCGCCGGGGACGCGGCGCGTGGGCAGTCACTCGTCGTCTGGGCGATCGCGGAGGGGCGGGCGGTGGCGGCGGCCGTGGACCGCCACCTGTCCGGCGGCAGCACCCGGCTGCCGGCCCCGGTCGGCCCGTACGACCGGCCGATGACGGCCTGA